In one window of Pseudomonas putida DNA:
- the dibA gene encoding phosphodiesterase DibA, which translates to MSVSVRDALRMAALYVVLSFLWLVLSEWVLRGMTDNDLALTVGRQINVVVWVLLSALLIFVSRARLLNFIGVGARLRSEDRERLRMAAAVFDSTLEGVLVTDRNGLIVHVNRAFMRITGYHQDEVLGQRPSKFKSGRHGAPFYQQIYATLAEKGEWSGEIWNRRKSGEIYPQWQTICAIRDDSGELSHYVAVFSDISAIKHSEQELAYLAHHDPLTGLPNRLLFSDRAEQALAAAQANKRGCALLLLDLDHFQSINDSLGHTIGDQLLKLVGERLQEQLGSGVTLARLGGDEFAVLLEGCQQVAQAATTAQGILERLRQPFAFEGQQLFIGASIGISLFPSDALSAEQLLRNADSALFKAKSNGRACYALYTEELTAHAQHRVETAGELRRALAQEELRVFYQPVHDLFTGSMVGVEALVRWQHPERGLVPPGEFIPIAERTGLIVDIDAWVLRQACRQMVQWQAEGRVLDFVAVNLSSRLFGQRGLYRQVAEVLDETGLDPALLELEVTESAVMEDPEVALEQLHRLRELGLRLAIDDFGTGYSSLLRLKRLPVQKLKIDQGFVAGLPNDEDDIAIVRVIIALARSMGMQVHAEGIEQAEQARLLLEQQCDLGQGYWFGRPVAAENLRWS; encoded by the coding sequence ATGTCTGTTTCTGTTCGCGACGCCTTGCGCATGGCTGCGCTCTACGTTGTGTTGTCGTTCCTCTGGCTGGTGCTGTCGGAGTGGGTGCTGCGTGGCATGACCGACAACGACCTGGCGCTGACCGTCGGGCGGCAGATCAACGTGGTGGTCTGGGTGCTGCTCAGCGCCTTGCTGATCTTCGTGTCACGGGCCCGGCTGCTCAACTTCATCGGCGTGGGTGCGCGTCTGCGCAGCGAGGATCGCGAACGCCTGCGCATGGCGGCAGCGGTCTTCGACAGCACCTTGGAAGGCGTGCTGGTGACCGATCGCAACGGCCTGATCGTGCATGTGAACCGCGCCTTCATGCGCATCACCGGTTATCACCAGGACGAAGTGCTGGGCCAGCGCCCGAGCAAGTTCAAGTCGGGACGCCATGGGGCGCCTTTCTACCAGCAGATCTACGCGACCCTGGCCGAAAAAGGCGAGTGGAGCGGAGAAATCTGGAATCGCCGCAAGAGTGGCGAGATCTATCCGCAATGGCAGACGATCTGCGCGATTCGCGACGACAGCGGTGAGCTGAGCCACTACGTTGCGGTGTTCAGCGACATCAGTGCGATCAAGCATTCCGAGCAAGAGCTGGCCTACCTCGCCCATCACGACCCCTTGACCGGCCTGCCCAACCGCCTGCTGTTCAGCGACCGTGCCGAGCAGGCGTTGGCGGCGGCGCAGGCGAACAAGCGTGGCTGCGCCTTGCTGCTGCTCGACCTCGACCACTTCCAGAGCATCAACGACAGCCTGGGGCACACCATTGGCGACCAGTTGCTCAAGCTGGTGGGCGAGCGTTTGCAGGAGCAACTGGGTAGCGGCGTGACCCTGGCGCGCCTGGGCGGCGACGAATTCGCGGTACTGCTTGAGGGGTGCCAGCAAGTCGCCCAGGCGGCGACCACTGCACAGGGCATCCTCGAACGCCTTCGCCAGCCGTTCGCGTTCGAAGGGCAGCAGTTGTTCATCGGTGCGAGCATCGGTATCAGCCTGTTCCCCAGCGACGCGCTGAGCGCCGAGCAACTGTTGCGCAATGCCGACTCGGCGCTGTTCAAGGCCAAGAGCAATGGCCGCGCCTGCTATGCGCTGTACACCGAAGAACTTACCGCCCACGCCCAGCATCGCGTCGAGACCGCCGGTGAACTGCGTCGTGCCCTGGCCCAGGAAGAGCTGCGCGTGTTCTACCAGCCGGTGCACGACCTGTTCACCGGGAGCATGGTCGGGGTCGAGGCGCTGGTGCGCTGGCAGCATCCCGAGCGCGGCCTGGTGCCGCCGGGCGAGTTCATCCCGATCGCCGAGCGCACCGGGCTGATCGTCGATATCGATGCCTGGGTGCTGCGCCAGGCTTGTCGGCAGATGGTGCAGTGGCAAGCCGAGGGGCGAGTGCTGGACTTCGTCGCGGTGAACCTGTCGAGTCGCCTGTTCGGCCAGCGTGGCCTGTATCGACAAGTGGCCGAGGTGCTGGACGAGACCGGCCTGGACCCGGCGCTGCTGGAACTGGAAGTGACCGAGAGCGCGGTGATGGAGGACCCGGAGGTGGCGCTGGAGCAGTTGCACCGTCTGCGCGAGCTGGGCTTGCGCTTGGCGATCGATGATTTCGGCACCGGCTATTCGTCACTGTTGCGGCTCAAGCGCCTGCCGGTGCAGAAGCTGAAGATCGACCAGGGCTTCGTCGCCGGATTGCCCAATGACGAAGACGACATCGCCATCGTGCGGGTGATCATCGCCCTGGCGCGGAGCATGGGTATGCAGGTGCATGCCGAGGGGATCGAGCAGGCCGAGCAGGCGCGACTGCTGCTGGAGCAGCAGTGCGACCTGGGGCAGGGCTACTGGTTCGGACGGCCCGTGGCGGCCGAGAACCTGCGCTGGTCGTAG